One genomic window of Coffea eugenioides isolate CCC68of chromosome 1, Ceug_1.0, whole genome shotgun sequence includes the following:
- the LOC113778065 gene encoding uncharacterized protein LOC113778065 has translation MVTLLLVCCLSRRHLVSSLIVCFLAAAAAASAAATTPGFVFARARGKCTPQYWSSRAESWPKMVPQMSTVSNVFGSRAFERFRYDLTLLEAASRSDDLGNAFAGLVKESTAALLNSYARKGYPYSAWDIKTLVIQALVSKQAAALQAQRFRHANQACNHFHF, from the exons ATGGTGACATTATTGTTAGTTTGTTGTTTGAGTCGTCGACATCTTGTTTCCTCTCTCATCGTTTGCTTCTTGGCGGCGGCGGCTGCGGCATCAGCAGCAGCAACAACTCCAGGGTTTGTCTTCGCCAGAGCCAGAGGAAAATGCACTCCTCA ATACTGGAGCAGCAGAGCAGAGTCGTGGCCGAAAATGGTTCCCCAGATGTCTACGGTATCAAATGTATTTGGTTCCAGGGCCTTCGAGAGATTCAGGTACGATCTGACGCTATTAGAAGCAGCATCCAGAAGCGACGACTTGGGCAACGCTTTTGCTGGGCTGGTCAAGGAGTCCACCGCCGCACTCCTCAACTCCTATGCCCGGAAGGGCTATCCCTACTCCGCTTGGGACATCAAGACTTTGGTGATCCAGGCTTTGGTCTCCAAACAGGCCGCTGCCCTTCAAGCTCAACGCTTTCGCCATGCCAATCAAGCTTGTAACCACTTTCATTTCTAG
- the LOC113751756 gene encoding mitochondrial import inner membrane translocase subunit TIM44-2-like: MASKKLVRDLFIARQPLFRQLLAPQMVSSGATRLRLTTQVNGFGVRRQFSVFNEFSNKIKGEASKNQDFQQSVKELKEKAEELKGVKEDLKARTKQTTEQLYKHVDGVWTEAESTAKKVYTNVEEKISAAKAEVKESFGFRKEESSESTRASENIHSDGKDGGEMKFGEQKQQEQHQQSGPSDNAGAFFDKFKSGVSSVSAKASMAFQKVKEAKPIDIVKKGYDIVKDELKGNAVKRKHLEHSPQKADPSIKVGKSTRTDLVILPSKQSKWGKKWDTFMEKMRGHPLYKRVRGMSEPVVTKSQEIAEDVRERWDTSDHPVVHKIQDLNETVFGETDTAMSFKEIRQRDPSFSLPEFVSEVQEVVKPVLNAYFKKDFEVLKKYCSSEVVERCKAEHNAFESQDIFFDHKILHISDVEVRETKMMGDSPIIIVTFQTQQIYCVRDRHGAVTEGGKDTIHTVYYAWAMQQVPPEELGEGAIYPIWRLREMQQFGVQALI, from the exons ATGGCCAGCAAAAAATTAGTTCGTGATTTGTTTATCGCAAGACAGCCCCTTTTTCGGCAGCTATTAGCACCCCAAAtg GTGTCCAGTGGTGCTACAAGATTGAGGTTAACTACACAAGTAAATGGGTTTGGGGTTAGGCGTCAGTTCAGCGTATTTAATGAGTTCTCTAACAAAATTAAGGGGGAAGCTAGCAA GAATCAGGATTTTCAACAGTCAGTCAAGGAATTGAAGGAGAAAGCAGAAGAGCTGAAAGGAGTGAAGGAAGACCTGAAAGCTAG AACGAAGCAGACCACTGAGCAGCTTTACAAGCATGTGGATGGTGTCTGGACGGAAGCCGAATCTACAGCTAAAAAG GTATATACCAATGTGGAGGAGAAGATTTCAGCTGCTAAAGCCGAG GTCAAAGAATCATTTGGATTTAGGAAGGAAGAGTCTTCAGAATCTACTAGAGCTTCTGAAAATATTCATTCCGATGGGAAGGACGGAGGTGAAATGAAATTTGGAGAGCAAAAGCAGCAAGAGCAACATCAGCAATCTGGCCCTAGTGACAATGCAGGAGCCTTCTTTGACAAGTTTAAGTCTGGTGTTTCTTCTGTTTCTGCGAAGGCATCAATGGCATTCCAGAAAGTAAAGGAAGCTAAGCCTATTGATATTGTAAAGAAGGGTTATGATATTGTCAAGGATGAGTTGAAAGGAAATGCCGTTAAGAGAAAGCACCTTGAGCATTCTCCCCAAAAAGCAGACCCTTCAATCAAGGTTGGAAAGAGCACTAGGACTGATCTTGTGATCTTACCCTCTAAGCAGTCCAAATGGGGCAAGAAATGGGACACATTCATGGAGAAG ATGCGCGGTCATCCATTATACAAACGCGTCAGAGGGATGAGCGAACCAGTTGTCACGAAGAGCCAAGAG ATTGCAGAGGATGTAAGGGAGAGATGGGATACCAGTGATCATCCTGTTGTCCACAAAATCCAGGA TCTAAATGAAACTGTTTTTGGAGAAACAGATACTGCAATGTCATTCAAGGAGATACGTCAAAGAGATCC GTCTTTTTCTCTGCCAGAATTTGTGTCTGAGGTTCAAGAAGTGGTAAAACCAGTCTTAAATGCTTATTTCAAG AAAGATTTTGAAGTTCTGAAGAAGTATTGTAGCTCCGAGGTGGTTGAACGTTGTAAGGCTGAGCACAATGCTTTTGAAAGCCAGGATATTTTTTTCGATCACAAG ATTTTACATATATCAGATGTGGAGGTTAGAGAGACCAAAATGATGGGAGACTCTCCAATAATTATTGTGACT TTCCAAACACAACAAATCTACTGTGTACGTGATAGACATGGTGCAGTGACAGAAGGGGGCAAG GATACCATACATACTGTGTACTATGCTTGGGCCATGCAGCAAGTGCCTCCCGAAGAACTTGGAGAAGGTGCCATTTACCCAATTTGGAGGCTTAGAGAAATGCAACAATTTGGAGTTCAGGCACTCATCTGA